In Yarrowia lipolytica chromosome 1F, complete sequence, a genomic segment contains:
- a CDS encoding uncharacterized protein (Compare to YALI0F13013g, similar to uniprot|Q873H2 Neurospora crassa NCU03388.1 hypothetical protein) codes for MNSNQDFTPTFDEYGADNLTDVHPEATTSNDDNLKNKDPLHAQSPVYVKPFDKGDLQPSYANEIPVQHWGWYESFIDTIGGIMGGLGTIPCCFCCPNPFKSVHQGQVGLVTKFGQFYKSVDPGLTKVNVLSEKLHFVDVMVQVLDVPHQQAMTKDNVSITLSSVLFYHVVAPHKAKFGVNNVIQALQERTQTTLRLVVGSRPLQDMIEKREEVAASIQAIIEERVADWGIKVESILIKDIVLSQELQDSLALAAKSRRAGESKIINARAEVESAKLMRKAADILASKAAMQIRYLDAMQNMSRSANSKVIFMPSAGAIENIADQAGAGSSKDDDLTNTAVNQTAMFEAQFDRV; via the coding sequence ATGAACTCCAACCAAGACTTCACCCCCACCTTTGACGAGTACGGGGCCGACAATCTCACCGACGTCCATCCCGAggccaccacctccaacgaTGACAatctcaagaacaaggaccCCCTGCACGCGCAGTCGCCCGTCTACGTCAAGCCGTTCGATAAGGGCGATCTGCAGCCGTCGTACGCCAACGAGATCCCCGTGCAGCACTGGGGATGGTACGAGTCTTTCATCGACACCATCGGAGGCATCATGGGTGGCCTGGGAACAATTCcctgctgtttctgttgccCCAACCCGTTCAAGTCCGTGCACCAGGGCCAGGTTGGTCTCGTGACCAAGTTTGGCCAGTTCTACAAGTCCGTGGACCCCGGACTCACCAAGGTCAATGTTCTTTCCGAGAAGCTGCACTTTGTGGACGTGATGGTACAGGTTCTGGACGTGCCCCACCAGCAGGCCATGACCAAGGACAACGTCAGCATCACACTTTCTTCGGTGCTTTTCTACCACGTGGTCGCTCCCCACAAGGCCAAGTTTGGCGTCAACAACGTGATTCAGGCGCTCCAGGAGCGGACCCAGACTACTCTGCGACTTGTGGTCGGATCCAGACCTCTGCAGGACATGATTGAAAAACGAGAAGAGGTGGCTGCTTCTATCCAGGCCATTATTGAAGAGCGAGTCGCCGACTGGGGAATCAAGGTCGAGTCCAttctcatcaaggacattgtGCTGTCccaggagctgcaggacTCGCTTGCGCTTGCTGCCAAGTCCCGACGAGCCGGAGAGTCCAAGATTATCAACGCCCGGGCCGAAGTCGAGTCTGCCAAGCTCATGCGAAAGGCTGCCGACATTCTTGCCTCCAAGGCCGCTATGCAGATTCGATACCTGGACGCCATGCAGAACATGTCTCGAAGCGCCAACTCCAAGGTCATTTTCATGCCCTCTGCCGGCGCCATTGAGAACATTGCTGATCAGGCGGGAGCCGGATCTTCGAAAGACGACGACCTGACTAATACCGCAGTCAACCAGACCGCCATGTTCGAGGCTCAGTTTGACCGGGTttga
- a CDS encoding uncharacterized protein (Compare to YALI0F13035g, similar to Saccharomyces cerevisiae YOL114C; ancestral locus Anc_3.59, weakly similar to uniprot|Q12322 Saccharomyces cerevisiae YOL114c): MISTNTMLRLLKQQVRHQTTLADVQWLKSVSASQIPRQGFTYRFDKSSGPGGQHVNKTNTKATLKMDAKTLRSSTWIPQAVKTQIYKGGSNFPFLTLDQSLLVQSDRFRSQTQNVEDCFERLAVALRQIRLPDRPHSQESIDKWDKIAKKEDKKRLAAKKRLSQKKEGRRAKGEF; this comes from the coding sequence aTGATCTCTACCAATACCATGCTGCGACTCTTGAAACAGCAAGTACGACACCAGACGACTCTGGCAGATGTGCAGTGGCTCAAGAGCGTGTCGGCCTCTCAAATTCCGCGCCAGGGCTTCACGTACCGCTTCGACAAGTCGTCTGGACCGGGCGGCCAGCATGTGAACAAGACCAACACCAAGGCCACTCTCAAGATGGACGCAAAGACGCTGCGGAGCTCGACGTGGATTCCTCAGGCTGTGAAGACGCAGATCTACAAGGGGGGTTCGAATTTTCCGTTTCTCACCCTGGATCAGAGTCTACTAGTGCAGTCTGACCGGTTTCGATCCCAGACACAAAACGTGGAGGACTGCTTTGAGCGGCTGGCGGTGGCTCTGAGGCAAATCAGGCTTCCAGACCGGCCGCACTCGCAGGAGTCGATAGACAAGTGGGACAAGATTgcaaagaaggaggataAGAAGCGGTTGGCGGCCAAAAAGCGACTTAgtcagaagaaggagggcaGGAGAGCCAAGGGGGAGTTCTGA
- a CDS encoding uncharacterized protein (Compare to YALI0F13057g, weakly similar to wi|NCU00592.1 Neurospora crassa NCU00592.1 hypothetical protein, similar to Saccharomyces cerevisiae CWC25 (YNL245C); ancestral locus Anc_1.117), producing MPGDLNLKKSWHPGLHKNQAVVHAKEQEALEERRRIQERQKEIKQQRERDELQKLQEMATGKKRVQKVEWMYQDPTAVGSQQAFNEKKVDANSTDDYLLGKRRIDSIVKQKGDLEAFDDSLDRFQPKTDKSESAGIVHKVKDDPMVAVRQKGRELGYTDEANESERRSRRERSRSRERERRRPRRKREDSRDRRNRRDMEREGERRRRRRDGERTRRRERNRDPSPSVSDDDRGYRQSSREERDRKSSREEGGRSRSRDRYRNRSRERYRDRSREERSRDRSRERLRSRRDRDRDRDRDRDRDRDRDNVQSSGRSSGRSSVRSSARSERSLRDRSRSRDPDRDRDYRSRSRERDSGGGQGSDLSDEVGNGRSVLDERSTDMNASDGNSSHGYRADNEFSPSRSPVTRSHRDKRNSYRPEYKDEDDKRFAQRKDKEKEMNALPKGLQQMRAKLLASKKTTTVSGTSQTPTSAPSGSQRTPSAASGSSPTGKAATDAKLSDRLARLKAMQEDAKALEEERDERLASKTKHEEAERLRDALLRQKSAHLGRSEFAREEERKDLK from the coding sequence ATGCCTGGCGATTTAAATCTGAAAAAATCGTGGCATCCTGGTCTGCACAAAAACCAAGCCGTGGTGCacgccaaggagcaggaggctctggaggaacGGCGGCGAATCCAGGAGCGccagaaggagatcaagcAGCAGCGTGAACGAGACGAGCTTCAAAAGCTGCAGGAGATGGCTACCGGCAAGAAGCGAGTTCAAAAAGTGGAGTGGATGTACCAGGATCCGACGGCGGTGGGTTCTCAGCAGGCGTTCaatgagaagaaggtggatGCCAACTCCACCGACGACTATCTGCTTGGAAAGCGACGGATAGACAGCATTGTCAAGCAAAAGGGCGATTTGGAGGCGTTCGATGACTCCCTGGACCGGTTCCAGCCCAAGACGGACAAGTCTGAGTCCGCGGGGATTGTGCACAAGGTCAAGGATGACCCCATGGTTGCAGTTCGACAAAAGGGACGCGAGCTGGGATACACTGACGAGGCCAACGAGAGTGAACGACGAAGCAGACGAGAGCGATCCAGATCACGCGAGCGAGAGCGGCGACGACCGCGTCGGAAACGAGAagattcacgtgacagacGCAACCGACGAGATATGGAACGGGAAGGAGAGAGacgaaggagaagacgtgATGGAGAGAGAACacgaagaagagagaggaACAGAgatccatctccaagcGTTTCTGATGATGATAGAGGATATAGACAATCTTCTAGGGAGGAGAGAGATCGAAAGTCTTCTCgggaagaaggaggaagatcTAGATCTAGAGACAGATACCGAAATAGATCTAGAGAGCGATACAGGGATCGGTCACGAGAAGAAAGGTCTAGAGATCGTTCGAGAGAGAGATTACGATCCAGAAGAGATCGAGATCGAGACCGGGACCGAGACCGGGACCGGGACCGAGACCGAGACAATGTGCAGTCCAGTGGTCGGTCCAGTGGTCGGTCCAGTGTTCGTTCCAGTGCTCGCTCCGAAAGATCTTTACGGGATAGATctagatcacgtgaccctgATCGTGACAGAGACTACAGGTCGCGATCGCGAGAGCGTGACAGTGGCGGGGGTCAAGGAAGTGATCTTAGTGATGAGGTTGGCAATGGACGATCTGTGCTAGATGAACGCTCAACCGACATGAATGCGTCTGATGGAAATTCTTCCCATGGCTACAGGGCCGATAATGAgttttctccttctcgttcGCCTGTAACTCGGTCTCATCGAGACAAACGCAACTCTTACCGTCCAGAATACAAGGATGAGGATGACAAGCGGTTTGCACAGCGtaaggacaaggagaaggagatgaaTGCTCTTCCCAAGGGTCTTCAACAGATGCGAGCCAAGTTGTTGGCTTCcaagaagacgacgactGTGTCTGGCACGTCACAGACACCCACTTCTGCGCCTAGCGGCAGTCAGAGAACCCCCTCGGCTGCTTCTGGCAGTTCTCCCACGGGAAAGGCTGCTACAGATGCCAAGTTGTCTGATCGACTGGCTCGATTGAAAGCCATGCAGGAAGATGCTAAGgcgttggaggaggagcgggACGAGCGTCTGGCATCGAAAACCAAGCATGAGGAGGCTGAAAGGTTGCGGGATGCTCTTCTGCGACAGAAAAGCGCGCATTTGGGCAGAAGCGAGTTTGCTCGAGAGGAGGAAAGAAAGGATTTGAAGTAA
- a CDS encoding uncharacterized protein (Compare to YALI0F13068g, gnl|GLV|YALI0F13068g [Yarrowia lipolytica] weakly similar to gb|EAS30519.1 Coccidioides immitis) translates to MSKKYPNLLQDTAMNSKVVTQPEWAYFELELITENNRSQGSLFDILTWNRTITSALSKLFGNVGEAIHFDILHHFFAGNRQACIVRVPCDYRDRFQAAVAGFQGSLDSLGTDDLQCGIHVVRVSNSMTGVSGPRRF, encoded by the exons ATGTCTAAAAAATATCCAAACCTTCTCCAAGACACTGCCATGAACTCCAAGGTCGTCACCCAGCCCGAATGGGCCTATTTCGAGCTGGAATT AATCACAGAAAACAACCGCAGCCAGGGCTCGTTGTTTGACATTCTCACATGGAACCGAACCATCACCTCGGCTCTATCAAAACTGTTTGGAAACGTCGGGGAGGCGATCCACTTTGACATTCTGCATCATTTTTTCGCCGGAAATCGCCAGGCGTGCATTGTCCGAGTCCCGTGCGACTATCGAGACCGGTTCCAGGCTGCTGTGGCGGGCTTTCAGGGCTCTCTAGACTCTCTGGGAACCGACGATCTCCAGTGTGGAATCCACGTGGTCAGAGTGAGCAATAGCATGACTGGAGTCAGTGGACCCAGGAGATTCTAA
- a CDS encoding uncharacterized protein (Compare to YALI0F13079g, no similarity) has protein sequence MISLPPEIIGKIIGLLDPVSFLYIGQTCKLLRVFSRNDTVLTDHLQTLMNWRGNDDETPEDDGEQTQTQSEDNDDSEQLTTTSPTKTVTPAPPTTYTIDLSSTPLYSTYLNLLRQKWVARQMTLKIHLRLSPDCRDTFASSWSSPDGSLLCVSLGKYIFVYSIGSEKFCNNIPPLYLFGWKTEEEIPLVTFSTDNEYMAVVFGFGRVRLYCMEELLSKYRGGIINLANVPAKYSKQFPSRIEYLAVSQKAFIMWVRARRLGGLTIINVETTNEIDVPHFRLDLRMSAQARDQVMTLIGNQEALIFGQADTLDEEDFTEEGALWEYYCTLMETSMSTSLSCDGVLALLTPGRYICVKHLPDENRARFALATAELGVTGSPEEELSEDEEDDDQRALLYISNVNSREDFKSIKYCLSWDSTAMAVYYRQRISIIPLRGIVEDQVRLPVSMPPRQVLTRAGVEPLAMQYIQSDRIMCVYGSSVEVFHLNSSAHPRHPQHQDVFHLASNQNPPAPPVPLDTFVPQINHTCGSILYHL, from the coding sequence ATGATTTCATTGCCGCCTGAAATCATAGGCAAAATCATCGGGCTGCTCGACCCGGTCTCGTTTCTGTACATTGGCCAGACGTGCAAGTTGCTGCGCGTTTTTTCCCGCAATGATACCGTGCTGACTGACCATCTCCAGACCCTCATGAACTGGAGAGgaaacgacgacgagacaCCCGAAGACGATGGagagcagacacagacacagtcGGAGGACAACGACGACTCCGAACAGCTAACTACAACATCGCCGACGAAAACGGTGACTCCGGCTCCGCCGACGACTTACACAATCGATCTGTCGTCCACCCCACTATACTCCACCTATCTTAACTTGCTGCGGCAGAAATGGGTTGCTCGTCAGATGACCCTCAAGATCCACCTGAGGCTGTCGCCGGACTGCAGAGATACGTTTGCGTCGAGCtggtcttctccagacGGCTCTCTGCTGTGTGTCTCGCTGGGGAAATATATTTTTGTCTATTCGATCGGAAGCGAAAAGTTTTGCAACAACATCCCGCCGCTCTACCTGTTTGGCTGGAAAACGGAGGAAGAAATTCCGCTggtcaccttctccaccgATAATGAATACATGGCCGTGGTGTTTGGGTTCGGAAGAGTGCGGTTATATTGCATGGAGGAACTGCTGTCCAAGTACAGAGGCGGCATCATTAACCTGGCCAACGTGCCGGCCAAGTACTCGAAACAGTTTCCGTCCCGGATCGAGTATCTGGCCGTGTCTCAGAAGGCCTTCATCATGTGGGTCAGAGCCAGGCGTCTGGGTGGACTCACAATAATCAATGTTGAGACCACAAACGAGATTGACGTGCCACATTTCCGTCTAGATCTCCGAATGTCGGCCCAGGCCCGTGACCAGGTCATGACACTGATTGGAAACCAGGAGGCTCTCATCTTCGGACAGGCAGATACTCTGGACGAGGAAGATTTTACTGAAGAAGGTGCTCTGTGGGAATACTACTGCACGCTTATGGAAACAAGCATGAGCACAAGTCTCAGTTGCGATGGAGTGCTTGCATTACTTACTCCTGGTCGCTACATTTGTGTCAAGCACCTACCGGACGAAAATCGCGCCCGTTTTGCATTAGCTACCGCTGAACTGGGAGTGACGGGCTCGCCGGAAGAGGAGCTGTCggaagatgaggaggatgacgatCAAAGAGCCCTGCTGTACATTAGTAATGTCAACTCGAGGGAAGACTTCAAATCCATCAAGTACTGTCTCTCCTGGGACTCCACAGCCATGGCCGTGTACTACAGACAGAGGATATCAATTATTCCCCTCAGGGGTATAGTCGAGGACCAGGTGCGTCTTCCTGTCAGTATGCCACCACGTCAAGTTCTTACAAGGGCAGGAGTCGAGCCTTTGGCTATGCAATACATTCAGAGCGACCGAATCATGTGTGTCTATGGATCGTCAGTTGAAGTGTTCCATCTCAACAGTTCAGCACATCCTCGCCACCCCCAGCATCAGGATGTGTTCCATTTGGCATCCAATCAGAATCCCCCAGCTCCCCCCGTTCCTCTGGACACGTTTGTTCCACAGATCAACCACACGTGCGGTTCGATCCTGTATCATCTATGA
- a CDS encoding uncharacterized protein (Compare to YALI0F13101g, similar to uniprot|P53188 Saccharomyces cerevisiae YGL029w CGR1 Coiled-coil protein): MSEQEEVQLPKLGKAPQVRVNGKNWKETKTPFRTSSLSVPLKHRSWERRQKERENLRMIKAKEKEMKDEKEAEHAEKVRRIKERRMAKEEKERLEKMTAILSAKKLARRKRKEKRNKLLRERN; this comes from the coding sequence ATGTCTgagcaagaagaagtgCAGTTGCCCAAGCTCGGAAAGGCACCTCAGGTGCGAGTCAACGGCAAGAACTGgaaggagaccaagacccCGTTCCGAACCTCGAGCCTCAGTGTGCCCCTGAAACATAGATCGTGGGAACGACGGCAAAAGGAGCGGGAAAACCTGCGAATGATCAAGGCTaaagagaaggaaatgAAGGACgaaaaggaggctgagCATGCCGAGAAGGTGCGACGAATCAAGGAGCGCCGaatggccaaggaggagaaggagcgactggagaagatgactGCCATTCTGtcggccaagaagctggctcGACGAAAGCggaaggagaagcgaaacAAGCTGCTCCGAGAGCGAAACTAA
- a CDS encoding uncharacterized protein (Compare to YALI0F13123g, weakly similar to uniprot|P78955 Schizosaccharomyces pombe Protein hus1), with amino-acid sequence MKLRVKLDRISLLRDVLNAAMAVRKEAYIIFAPTDVRIVSPASNDGTTISLFAYFTVDYLCDPNQYVCVSAFDDMCVFLVSLDDFARALKSSSSYHMDEVRLSLRQYQGLLQLQVRITQHRERGPTVVTHNLPVDPRKLEEESYLLVQPEIQPQVYIMLPKPTLNIAKLSERYKRLGKLVTLSANNSGCLKLSLDAVDVNVETDWKGLMNPQLDAGEQEEEQSLPSQGSGPHSSQIRFSQNFTGESRAKPNSSEFATVSIPCKDWCLLTNMALICDSVVLAISHERVLTAYCYTDHPGDTSGSITYYMSHIEE; translated from the coding sequence ATGAAACTGAGGGTCAAACTGGACCGAATCTCGCTGCTGAGAGATGTTTTAAACGCAGCAATGGCCGTCCGCAAGGAGGCATACATCATCTTCGCCCCGACGGATGTGCGAATCGTATCGCCAGCCTCCAATGACGGCACCACCATCTCGCTGTTCGCCTACTTCACCGTCGACTACCTGTGTGATCCCAACCAGTACGTTTGTGTCAGTGCGTTTGACGacatgtgtgtgtttttggtgAGTCTGGACGACTTTGCCCGGGCCCTCAAAAGCTCTAGTTCGTATCACATGGACGAGGTACGGCTCAGCTTACGTCAGTACCAGGGTCTGTTGCAACTACAAGTGCGAATCACACAGCATCGAGAAAGAGGACCCACGGTGGTGACACACAATCTTCCGGTGGATCCACGGAAACTAGAGGAGGAGAGCTACCTGCTGGTTCAGCCTGAAATCCAGCCACAGGTATACATCATGCTACCAAAACCTACGCTGAACATCGCCAAGCTCAGTGAGCGATACAAGCGGTTGGGCAAGCTCGTAACATTAAGTGCCAATAACTCGGGGTGCTTAAAACTGTCTTTGGACGCGGTCGATGTCAACGTGGAGACGGACTGGAAGGGGCTAATGAACCCGCAGCTAGACGCAGGTGAACAGGAGGAAGAACAGAGTCTACCATCTCAGGGATCGGGTCCCCATTCGTCACAGATTCGCTTCTCACAAAACTTCACTGGGGAAAGCCGTGCAAAGCCGAACAGCTCCGAGTTTGCCACCGTGTCTATTCCTTGCAAAGATTGGTGTTTACTCACCAACATGGCCCTAATTTGCGACAGTGTGGTTCTAGCCATCAGCCACGAAAGAGTGCTGACAGCTTATTGTTACACGGACCACCCCGGAGACACCAGCGGCTCTATCACTTATTACATGTCTCATATTGAGGAGTGA
- a CDS encoding uncharacterized protein (Compare to YALI0F13145g, similar to uniprot|Q96VC8 Yarrowia lipolytica Glyoxylate pathway regulator) codes for MSDDLKPHTSHPQDIETPSSHQDEPVVLGRVRTSGERDEYIHIGGVKYHRDDFARAFGGTLNPGSAPVPTRQFGNAAPSGLFAFSMTMFILGMCLVNARNVHAPNVMVGCAFFGGGLIEVIAGIWEIVAENTFAATVFFCFGAFWFSWSMLNFPIGIEKYYSTPDEFAQSVGIFLMGWFIFAFLMTLCTLKATVAFFLLFISLDLALIFLAAGYFQSNSKLTNAGGGFCISTGLLGCWNGYAGVASPQSTYKWLIPKAVMMPGAHQ; via the coding sequence ATGTCAGACGATCTGAAACCCCATACCTCCCACCCACAAGATATCGAGACTCCTTCTAGCCACCAGGACGAGCCTGTTGTGCTGGGACGGGTCCGTACTTCGGGAGAACGAGATGAATACATCCACATTGGCGGGGTCAAGTACCACCGAGACGACTTTGCCCGTGCCTTTGGTGGTACTCTTAACCCTGGTTCTGCACCCGTTCCCACTCGTCAGTTTGGTAACgctgctccttctggacTGTTTGCCTTCTCCATGACCATGTTCATTCTCGGCATGTGTCTTGTCAATGCTCGTAATGTCCATGCCCCCAATGTCATGGTTGGTTGTGCCTTCTTCGGAGGAGGTCTTATCGAAGTCATTGCTGGTATCTGGGAGATTGTGGCCGAGAACACGTTTGCCGCAaccgtcttcttctgtttcGGCGCCTTCTGGTTCTCCTGGTCCATGCTCAACTTCCCCATTGGTATCGAGAAGTACTACTCCACTCCAGACGAGTTTGCACAGTCCGTGGGCATCTTCCTCATGGGCTGGTTCATCTTTGCCTTCCTCATGACGCTGTGCACGTTAAAAGCAACAGTGGCCTTCTTCCTGCTCTTCATCTCCCTCGACCTGGCCCTCATCTTCCTGGCTGCAGGCTACTTCCAGAGCAACTCCAAGCTCACCAacgctggaggaggcttcTGTATCTCTACAGGTCTACTTGGATGCTGGAACGGATACGCAGGTGTGGCTTCTCCACAGTCCACCTACAAGTGGCTGATCCCCAAGGCTGTGATGATGCCTGGAGCCCACCAGTGA
- a CDS encoding uncharacterized protein (Compare to YALI0F13167g, similar to Saccharomyces cerevisiae IES1 (YFL013C); ancestral locus Anc_8.64, some similarities with wi|NCU01362.1 Neurospora crassa NCU01362.1 hypothetical protein): MAHIVHAVSQILHFYTSPSPVLKLNHPFNHSPHLHNAMSDSMKYDPVHESPETPKKEGSPGSAKKRQYQPRLTNPKILHLKKKDGEPLWRVDIQFDFLSCIFRNEMRVFSNRYNMEDHNESTPRRGGYTFADCYIKAMAKSPKCSRVLHDKLMGDREAGLNMAMVCLLVNIGRMNTTLNFFPEMRAQLRTYHPIPSLQNSNSKNEYKQLQDAPRLKSILKGACEGKSEPDTINAMISNGEVPHCNAINLVSLLSSNSAFVNARFFYDQFEFCDLIMDANLSSASRAQAFLWLAWAFLETNLEEEELLQNPFGSSTQIPELVELLPHEAELENVDTEEEKEFAQQMRAVREEYIESVSQSPTTVVVGGHGGGTKIKPVASTGRPKKEEETPVKKGKTSTSSTALPAPIQKIPLAPLDSAPSQSFAEMYLKGIEFENARLPKVKRNKASRLREDHATAVAVLACLQLPKAVAAIERLLENTSEGLAGSHCVIKPSSIKTLEQRHKKCVGEVRHIFKVRKERARKKRRKAILPEIPSDEDVFDSDDDMKGGICGGEAVRGTTTITKDGFAYSTHGSLQWNSGLPADYGEKFETRGKAFRAASLW, encoded by the coding sequence ATGGCGCATATTGTGCATGCAGTGTCCCAAATACTCCACTTTTATACATCACCAAGTCCGGTTCTTAAACTTAACCACCCATTCAACCACTCTCCACATCTACACAACGCCATGTCCGACTCGATGAAGTACGACCCGGTGCACGAGTCGCCGGAGACGCCGAAGAAGGAGGGGTCGCCTGGATCGGCCAAAAAACGACAGTACCAGCCGCGATTGACCAACCCCAAGATTCTGcatctcaagaagaaggacggaGAGCCGCTGTGGCGAGTCGACATCCAGTTTGATTTTCTCAGCTGCATCTTCCGCAACGAAATGCGCGTCTTCAGCAACAGATACAACATGGAGGATCACAACGAATCGACGCCCAGACGAGGGGGATACACATTTGCCGATTGCTACATCAAAGCCATGGCCAAGTCACCCAAATGCTCACGTGTGCTGCATGACAAGCTCATGGGTGACAGAGAAGCCGGTCTCAATATGGCCATGGTGTGTCTGCTCGTCAACATTGGACGAATGAACACCACTCTGAACTTCTTCCCCGAGATGAGAGCCCAGCTGCGAACCTATCATCCCATCCCCTCTCTGCagaactccaactccaaaaaCGAGTACAAACAGCTGCAGGACGCACCTCGGTTGAAATCTATTCTCAAGGGTGCCTGTGAGGGCAAGTCTGAACCCGACACCATCAACGCCATGATCTCCAACGGAGAAGTGCCCCACTGCAACGCCATAAACCTTGTGTCGCTGTTGTCGTCCAACTCGGCCTTTGTGAACGCCCGTTTCTTCTACGATCAATTTGAATTTTGCGACCTGATCATGGACGCCAATCTTTCGTCTGCTTCTCGAGCTCAGGCCTTTTTGTGGCTTGCCTGGGCCTTTTTGGaaaccaacctcgaggaagaagagctcctGCAGAACCCCTTTGGTTCGTCGACACAGATCCCAGAGCTCGTGGAACTGCTGCCTCATGAAGCAGAGCTCGAGAATGTGGACActgaagaggagaaggagtttgCACAGCAGATGCGAGCAGTGCGGGAGGAGTACATCGAGTCTGTCTCCCAATCGCCTACcactgttgttgttggagggCATGGGGGAGGCACCAAAATCAAGCCCGTGGCTTCGACTGGACGACcgaagaaggaggaagaaacGCCCGTCAAGAAAGGCAAGACTTCTACTTCGTCTACAGCTCTTCCTGCACCCATCCAGAAGATCCCCCTGGCCCCTCTCGACTCAGCCCCTTCTCAGTCGTTTGCAGAAATGTATCTTAAGGGCATCGAGTTTGAAAATGCTCGTCTTCCAAAGGTGAAGCGAAACAAGGCTTCTCGTCTACGCGAAGACCACGCCACTGCAGTTGCCGTTCTTGCCTGTCTGCAGCTTCCTAAGGCTGTCGCTGCCATTGAGCGGCTTTTGGAAAACACATCCGAGGGTCTAGCAGGCAGTCATTGCGTCATTAAGCCTTCTTCCATCAAGACGCTCGAGcagcgacacaaaaagTGTGTGGGCGAAGTGCGACACATCTTTAAGGTGCGCAAGGAGCGGGCTCGAAAGAAGCGACGGAAGGCTATTCTTCCCGAAATTCCTTCAGATGAGGATGTGTTTGATTCTGACGACGATATGAAGGGCGGAATATGTGGCGGGGAAGCTGTTCGTGGGACTACGACGATTACCAAGGATGGCTTTGCGTACTCTACACACGGGTCTCTACAGTGGAATTCTGGATTGCCTGCCGACTACGGCGAGAAGTTTGAGACTCGAGGCAAGGCTTTCCGGGCAGCCAGCTTGTGGTGA